CCcagtccccatcccacagccctggctggtCCCAGTCCCcagtccccatcccacagccctggctgatcccagtccccatcccacagccctggctgatcccaatccccaatccccatcccacagccctggctgatcccaatccccatcccacagccctgcctggtcccagtccccatcccacagccctggccgatcccagtccccatcccacagccctggctgatcccaatccccatcccacagccctggctgatcccaatccccatcccacagccctggctgatCCCAggccccatcccacagccctggctgatcccaatccccatcccacagccctggctggtcccagtccccatcccacagccccgcACCTCTGGGGTGCCCAGACACTCCTCCTTCCATCCAGCCTGCTGAAAtccatcctcctcctttcccctcagcCATCTGCACGGCTTCCCAGGACAATTGTGGGATTTtcctcagccctggctctgcatcTCTCCCAGGCGTGGCTGAACAACCCCCAACCCACAGCGAAGCTGGGGATGCTTTTAAaggcccttccaacccaacccaacccaacccaacccccTCTGTGGGTTTATGActctgccacagccagctcAGTCTTTATCCCTGGATTTTATTCCCAGTGAGGGCaggccctggagcagggagggctctcCTGGCACATCCACTGAGCACCAGCAGCgctgtcccctgctcctgctctcctcagggctcctcctgcccttcctgggCCAGAAGGGGTCACTCCCCAGTCCCCAGGCTCCGTTCTGGCCAGAAGGAGTCACTCCCCAGCCTCCATTCTGGCCAGAAGAGGTCACTTCCCAGTCCCCAGCCTCCATTCTGGCCAGAAGGGGTCAttccccagcccccagctggcagcagggccctgcagcagctACAGGCGAGAGCGGCCGAGCGGCGCCTCCGGAGCCACCGAGTCCCCAACGCCTTCCAGGAGCTCGTCCCACTGAGCAaactcctcctgcagctctgcacggGGCACAGACGGTGACAGGGTTACCACAGTGTCCCCTCTGGGTAACAGAGCCACCACAGTGTCCCTCCAGGTGACAGGGTTACCACAGCCTGCCCTCCGGGTGACAGAGCCACCACAGTGTCCCTTACAGGTGACAGAGCCACCACAGCGTCCCTTACAGGTGACAGGGCCACCACAGCCTCCCTTACAGGTGACAGGGCCACCACAGTGTCCCTTACAGGTGACAGGGCCACCACAGCCTCCCTTACAGGTGACAAGGCCACCACAGCCTCCCCTCCAGGTGACAGAGCCACCACAGCGTCCCTTACAGGTGACAGGGTTACCACAGTGTCCCTTACAGGTGACAGGGCCAccacagcctggccaggagcCACCGAGGGGCAGCCACCAGCCCCCTGAgctttggggagcagcagccccaagccctgggGCACAGTGGCCACCCCAGGGCCCCCCAAACCAGGGTCCCCCCAAACCAGGgtcccccctgctcccccctgGCCATACCCAGGTGCCTGTGCAGGAaggccagagctgccctgctggtGATGGTCAGAGCCCTGTGGGGGTCCAGGGAGCCCCTCGTGCCGAAGATGAGGCTGAAGAGCTTCCCAGGGAGGAAGGCCAGGTCGGTCTGGTCCTCGTGCACGGttcccctgggcagggcagggatgagcaTCAGTGGGAtgtgcagcagagcccaggggttTCCTGCTGGGGCACCCAGAGGTGTTCCCTGCTGGGGCACCCAGAGGTGCTCCCTGCAGTGGGGGGTGCAGCCCCTGGCTCACAGCACGGTCACAATCCTGCTCTGGCCGTTCCTGCAGCTCAGTCTCTTCATTTTGGCAACGCTCTGCGGGGTCTGGAACTTCTCGGTGTTGATGAAGAGCACGGGCTTGGGCACCTCTGGGTACAGCAGGTTCTCCAGAGGGAACATCCAGGCATCCAGAGCCACagcacacctggagcagggcaggcacccagcagggatgagctgtgtccccagagccagcccagctccccgTCCCTGCCGTGCTCACCTGAAGCTGGGCTCCTTCACCAAGGCCAGCAGCGCTGTCACCCCCCCGAAGGAATGGCCCATGACGGCCACTCTGCTCAGATCAAGGTTGTCCTGcaacagggacagggctgaggaGTCTGAGGTCTCTAATTAGGGAAGGAAGAGCCAAGGGAAGCCCGGCAGAGTCccctgggagggaggaagcCATGTCCCACTGCCGTGTCCCAGTGCCGTGTCCTGCTGCGGatgggctctggctgcaggaacCCGAGGGGTGCAAGGCTGAGGCTCTGCACAGacccttcccctcccagcaggaaaaCCCTCAGGCAGCCAGGACGGATCCAAggggcacccagagccccccaggcaGAGGCAGGTACCTTGAGCACAGACAGGTCCCAGCCCTGGTGGAGGATGTTGGGCTCGGTTCTGCCGCCGGCGATGCCCTGGAAGAGCCGCAGCGCCCGCACGCATTCCTGAGCTCTGTGGTGAACCTGCAAGAGCCAGCCCTCCCCTGGtgagcccagctcctccacacCACACATCTGGGCTCAGGTATtccccccagtgcccagccaggctggttCCTGCAGTGCTTCCCCCCAAAATGACACCAAGGCCAAGGCAGGAGCGAGGcggcagcagggacagggtgatTTTTGGAATGGTTTCCTCTTGGTGTTTGTTTTGAGTTCAGTTAATCTGGCAGCAGACGGCTGGAGATGAGCAAAAGCctcagctctggggagggagcagaggagggagagccTGGGACCCTCACAGCTGCCCCCCAGCTgagccagcccctgctccaaacccccatGGGGACCCCTAACCCAAACCTGGCTGTCCCCCAAAACCCAGCTCATGGAGCAGcctgaaatcccaaatgatTCAGGGAGAGGATGCCCTGACTTGGAGCCACTTTGAGGCCACGTCCTCAGCTGCCCTGAGGACACCAGTGCTGGTGTCTGTGCACATTGAAGGTGACAAGTGACAAAAATCTCCAGTGAAAACCTCTCTCCTGCTCACTGCAACACAGCAAATGCCACGATGGAGATTGACCTGGcaactatttctttttatttatcattaatttctctttctgcctcACCATTTCTGCGGGTGGGTTCAGGAAAGctgtttcccttttctgtgcAATGTGCCGTGAGGCAGAGCACACACAAAATCAACAGGCTGGGAGGTGATTTAAGGCTGCCAAAAGCACCTCCGTTCCTAGAGAGCTTTTCCACGACTAATCTTCacttgctgttgtccttttaAATGAGGCAGAAACAACCAGAGGGGGGGAGCTTGGCTCAGCAGGAAaccttccttctccccagccagcagctgtcCGGGATAATCCCAGAGAGACAAAAATCCGGGTGGGAAcaaacccagcagagctgggctgggcactgagtcctgctgtccccagggtgtgggGGACACGATCCAGGGCCATGGCaaagccagcctggctcctgccaggTCAGCTGAGCTGGACAGACGGGCCCCAGCAAACAGAGACACAGGCTGAACAGATTTTTCTCATctccaaggaaaaataaagcactgcagcaggaggggatggggaagagcatccccagggattgcaggaggaatttcagaccccccctctgcccacccaccctgagccccccgCCCTGGTACCTGCTTGTTTCGGAAATAAAACTCCTTCTGCCCTTGTGGCACCCGCTGGAAGGGGATccactgctctgccccagcctgggccGTGCAGAAATAGGTGGTGGCAGCAGAACGGtccctgtggggacagcaggaagggGACACCGGCAGCTCCCCCCAGGGCACGAtgtcccagcagccccagcatgAATTTGGTGGGAGCTGAGCACCCacctgtgctccagcactgccaccaccaAGCCCCAGGACGCCAGCTCTGTGCAGATTGAGGAGTacaaggtcctggaagggagggGGGAGCACAGGGGTCTGAGTGGGGCCATGGGGGGCTCCCCACACCCCAGTCCCAGGGCTCACGGTACCGAAAGGCTCCCAGGCCGTGGGAGAAGATGATCAGGGGGTAGCCGGTGCTGCAGGACTTGAGAGGCTCGTTCCAGCTCACCGGGACTCTgcaggagcctgcagggaggagaaacCCCCGGGAagggaggctgctgctggaacaggaccctgctcagctccagctctgcctgcagcaccctccaggcacagggtgggggtCCCTAAGGGACGGGGAGCCCGGGGTGGGGGTGTCCCCCCTCACCGACAGCGATGCTGAGCAGGGCCGAGCACCAGCGGCGCCCGAGGGCGGCATCAGCCAGACCCCCGCAGTACTCGGGCCGTGGGATCCAGAGCGGCTGCACGGCCCCTGCCCGGGCCTGGCACGGG
The genomic region above belongs to Catharus ustulatus isolate bCatUst1 chromosome 26, bCatUst1.pri.v2, whole genome shotgun sequence and contains:
- the PAFAH2 gene encoding platelet-activating factor acetylhydrolase 2, cytoplasmic — protein: MGGMLALPPGQGPHRVGCTDVMVGHTPQGLFLRLFYPCQARAGAVQPLWIPRPEYCGGLADAALGRRWCSALLSIAVGSCRVPVSWNEPLKSCSTGYPLIIFSHGLGAFRTLYSSICTELASWGLVVAVLEHRDRSAATTYFCTAQAGAEQWIPFQRVPQGQKEFYFRNKQVHHRAQECVRALRLFQGIAGGRTEPNILHQGWDLSVLKDNLDLSRVAVMGHSFGGVTALLALVKEPSFRCAVALDAWMFPLENLLYPEVPKPVLFINTEKFQTPQSVAKMKRLSCRNGQSRIVTVLGTVHEDQTDLAFLPGKLFSLIFGTRGSLDPHRALTITSRAALAFLHRHLELQEEFAQWDELLEGVGDSVAPEAPLGRSRL